AAATGTTACTCCTAGTAGATATATTTTATACCATAACTCTTAAAAGATTCATAGCAACacaaatttatgtcatatttaAGAACGGGAGTTTtaaaaatcttcatttctttattcaattttatgttaAGTCAAAAATTATGACACGCATAGTTACACTGAGGGAGTAATCAAGGGTGAAGCTAGTGCTTTGATTACAGGTTTTCCTAACCCAGTAACTTTAAAGGATTATGATTTCAAATCAATAAACTTTAAATCCCGATTCTAGCTATAAGAGTAAAATACCATAGGTTGCTTGTTTCTCACTTGTATATATGGTTTCAGGACAAGAGTTCCTCTCTGAGttagagaggttgtttttgcaaaacaaccaaatcaaaacagtaataaaacaaaaatgaataacaaaagggaaaatgcataagtactcCCAACCTATGTCCGAAAgttcagagacacacttatactatactaaggtcctattgcccccgaacttattttataaataattttctaccccttttcggcctacgttgCACTATCTTTTGGGcccagcgcgtgttgacaatATTTTCAAGCTATCTGgttgatagtgccacgtaggtcgaaaatgggtagaaaattatttataaaataagttcgggggtaataggaccttagtatagtataagtgtgtctctaaAATTTTGGACATAGATttggggtacttatgcattttccctacaAAACAGTAACAACTATATGCAAGGAAGCATAACACAATGTGACCAGCCTAAACACAGTAAACCACAGACGAAATCAAATACCAAGAGTCAAAGACTACATGAATAGGCTACCACTGCAACCGACATGGTGCTCTATACTaccactaaatctatcaaaccATATTCATTTAACCTTAGAAAGAGTTCCAGACTCAGACAAATTGGTGCTTTGAGTTCAGCTGTCAACAAGCTGCTTTTGCAGAATTTGATAGCTTGATCCGTTGCTCCGAGGCGAAGGCCGAGCTTGAAGTCAGCATACCATACCTAGGGGAGGGTTTTCCAGGTATTCCAAAGATCATATCATTTACGAACACGACCATCTCTCTTCCTCATACAAGGCTCAGATTCAGTAGGGACTGGAACAAGACGGCTTTTGCCAATGCTCAATAATTTGAAGAATTCGAGTCCATTCAGATAGCTAACTTTAGTTTCTCAGCTAGCAGTTGATAGGTCTGGATCTTAAAGAAATGAGGTGTTGTCTTGAAAATTCCACTTTGATTAATATAACGACTTCCTATTCATGTTGGCGCCAAGCAGCTCGACATCATCACAAGGCATTTTTGCCAAGGATGAGAGATCACCAGCAGCACAGATAAGTTGCACAGCAACAACACTCCCAACAACAGCAGAAAGATTGGGAGCAAAGTATCCCATTCGATTCTCGACAAATTGGAGAACCTTTTTCTTTGCATAATCAAGAGCAAGCAGTTTATCACATGCTTCCATTGTTTTGCACAAAACATCTTCTGGTACTGGCTTGCCAATTTTAGTTGATCCAGAAACAGAGACAAACTCGACAATATCAGCAATCCCTCCAAATCCACAAAATTTGCATCCATATGGTTACCAATCTTCTTAACAACACAGGAGTAATCGGTTGGATGAAGTAAAATTGAATCTAACTCAGGAAATTTCAATCGATACTTTTGgattatgaaattatgaattatAACAACTTCACTATCAATATCAACTAATAAAGCAGTACATGCTACTACAAAATTATATTCTGAATCATTGTTTGAATATATTGTATCgtttgagaagaaaatattaaggtatgATACAATAGAGTTTAAACGATATGATAcaaagtaacaatcaaaacaaacattgtatttaaacttacaatacaatacaacaggtaaccatccaaacaaggtgtataatatatataactattaATTTATGGAAAAGCCTATTGAGATGTCTTTTCTAGAATTCAAAACctataaactcaaaattttacCTCCGCTATGAGTGCTGAATACCTTTTTTCTTATCTGCACTAGAATTACAATACAATTAATGTAATCTGGGGATATTCTGGGCTTGAAGGCGGATTGATTTTTGAGTATCCGCCTTCAAGCCCATCTTGATCACTATCTATAAGATGAAAAAGGGGAATTTGTTTTATGCTGCTTTTGCAGTCGTCAACAGACAGGCAAATCTACTGGAGGAGCTTCCAATGATTCTAATTCACAAACTCCGTTTTCTACGAGGAACGCCATGGCCAAGCCCCATGTAATGTGAACATCCAAATGACAGTGCATTAGCCACACTCCTGAATTAAGTTAAAATTGCTAAGTTTGTACATTGAAATGTGAAATTGTATAGAAAAGAATTGGGAATAATAGGAGATATAAGTATTTGTTCCCTTACCTGGATTGTTCGCGACAAATCTGATGACTGTCCATCCGTTAACGGGTACACTTGCTGTATTTCTAAGAGGTGGATCAATAAGATTGAATTTAGATGTATCTGTTTTTGGATTGAAGTTACCAAAACCTTCTGCAATGATGTAGAAATCATATCCGTGAAGATGTATTGGGTGGTTCTCAGCTGAAAAGATACTAGTCCCCTGTAGCACAACTTGCACTCTTGCCCCATATTTCAGTTTGTACAGCTTAGTCCCCCGAATAGGTTGCCATAAAGACTGGCTTACGTTGCCGGTATAATCAAATTTTACAGGTGGCACAGCTGGGAAATCAGTTGAGAAAACACCAGGTATGCCTTGGTAATGTGCTTGTAGCAGGGAATTATTGGATGGTAGCACAAAAGATACATTGTTCATACTCGCTGTGAATCGAGTTCCACTTGGACCTTGACAGTAACTGGAGGGTGCACCTCTTGGGCAGTTCTCGAGTCCCAGCCCAACTGTGAAGAACAGATTTTCATCGATTTCCTTGGGAACCTCAACCTTTCTTGGGCTTCTGAATTTGGTTGTGAAAGCTGTGGCAGTGGCTGTGTCATTATATTCTGGTAAAGATGGGAAAACCGGTTTGGTCTTGACACAGTTCGAAGAACAAGAAGCTGTGTTGTACTCAAGGATGGCTGTGGTTGTGGTATCATCAAAGGGGGCGCCTTGAGCACTAGCATAGGCACGTGCTGCCATGTAATATCGAGCTGGTTGTTGATCAGCTTTGATCAGGACATCAGTTGTCTGGCCTGGTCCAAGCATAAGGACTGATGTTGTGAAGGGTTTAACATAAGAGGCATCTGCTCCAACAACAGTAAGTTTGTGATTGGCCACAGCAAAGAAAAGCTGCTGGTTCAGTGCAGTGTTGATAACACGAAGGAGGTTGGTTTCGCCAGAGTCTATATGAACTACGGTGGTATCTGCATAAATATGATTTCTATGAAAATATGTCCTGAGCATGTAAGtttactaaatatttttgcTTTTAGAAGTAATCTCGACTGTGTGTAAAAAACAGTCGAGATACAACTTCTATAGGTCTTCTTTTAGTTTCTAAGGCAAATTTTTTGGTACCTTGACTGGAACATTTGTAGAGGTCACCTGGTTGAGAATTGATGGTGTATGCATCAGATAGATTAGGAGCTGCTCCTGTTCTTGTTGCTTGTCTTACAACGTCAATAGGGTTCGTATTCCACCACTCACCTAATTAATCAGCATTTCCAAAACTATCATTTCGACAAAATTTAAAAGGGGAAACAGAATATGAGCAAATGCTTAAGTAGGTATTTCTTTTGGTGTTAACTGAAGGTAGAAGTAGTACCAAGCAGAATTGGTGTTTCTCTTTTGGGCTTCGGAAATGGATAGATTTCTCCTTCTTTTGGATTGATAATTAAAGCTCCATAAACAGTAGCCCTAAGCCACGAGCTGTGGGCGTGCCACCAAAGAGTCCCTTCTTGTTCTTGAATGGTAAAACGGTAAGTGTAACTCTTTCCTGGTCTAATCGGGCACTGAGTGATAAATTCTGGTCCATCTGCCCATCCTGTTCTCATTTGCTTAACACCATGCCTTTGGAAACACAACAAATTAGTATAAaagtgtaaaaataaaaatcatatgaaatataATCATGTCTTAGTCTTTTGGAGTAACATATATCAGTTCATATGAGTTCTGCATGCATGAACTTACCAATGAATTGTGACATTATATCGAGCTCTATTCACAACGTTAACCACCAGAGTATCCCCGTTGTTTACTTCCAATGTCGGTCCAGGGAATTTCCCATTCACCGTTATGATGTTGTGGATTTTGCACAGCCTCTTCACTGATGTTGCTTGAATCTGTTACAAGAAAATCAGAGGTCAGTATCGTAGAATTTGCAAAATTTACGAGATGTTAGCTAATAACAAATGGAAATCTTAGATATCTTACAACAAAATCATGGTAATGAGTTTTCGCAGACGCTGCATTTGCAAACAGAAGCAAAATGCATACAAAACATAAAGAACTCAAAGGGTTGAAGGGCTccatttgttttccttttttactaAAACTTGATTCGAGTATTAATAGACATGGAAGTAAGTGCTTGTTTGTGAAAGATCTTAGAGTTGAGGGATCTACTTTTATAGATAAAAGTTGTGTGAGGTTGGTTGACAGATTATGTTACCAAAAAAACTTAGTAAAACTCTGTAGAACTGATTTGTTCATCCACTTGAACTTATCTAACAGCAGCAATTTTCATGAACAATGCCTTGCACTATAACTACTTCACTAATTAGATTTTGCTTCACATTAGCAATGTGATGTTCTACAGCAAGATGATGttctaagttgctcggactctccaaaaatgcactactgaAGGATCGACACACACTCGATGACATTTTAGAAGAGTCCGAACATAgctattgtttattgtgatgatTATGATACCACCTTCCACCTGTCTTCATCAATCACAAATTGATGTTATACAGAAAGATGAAGTTTTGAGATTTGCTGATTCAGAGTGTGTGCTTAATTGGCATACAATGAATTTATACTGTTTTTGTAGTTTCTTGATCTTCGATTTTGGCTACTggtgcttttttttttgtgttccGATTATTACATTATTTTGTTGTCGTTAGTGTTCTTTTTCATGTTTGAGGTGTGTTACTCTCTATTtcacattattttgttgttgttgttgctcaCATATTTGTATCTACTGGCGAATCTAGAATTTTCAACAACAAGTTTAAACAAATcgaaagataaaaatataacGCTTGAGATTGGAACATAGAATCAAAGTAAATTTTGAACTCTCCTCCTTCAACCATTGAACCAATCTCTAATCTTACGTTCATGGATTAAAAAtctatacataattttttttaaaaacaccttatatataatgtaattttttgtcGAGGGTTCAGGTGAATCCCCTCGCTATCTCTATATCCGGCCCTATTAATCCCCTTTTCAAACCGTTTGGTAGGCTTTATTTAAGCTAAGGGTCTATCTGAAACAATGTTCTATCTCTACGAGGTAAGaataaggtctgcgtacactttattcttttcaaacttcacttgtggaattacactgaatatattattgttgatgCTATTATTTAGTAGTTTAATAAACTAATGTCATCAAAGCTCTTAAggtaattaaaaaatgacttatcTCACTATATTTCAACTCCAAGGGACCGACGTAGCTGTAAACAGCAATTTGTTTACTTATTAAAACTCTTGTAAAGTAGTGGCCAAGAATTAGTTAAAACGTAAATATCTCattatgttttttgttttgttttgaacCATGGGGTAACTAAGTTTACGAGTTTAGaatttttagttctttttaAGTTATTGAgttctaaattaataaattatacatattgAATGATTTTCTTAAGACAAATAAAGTTTGGATCAAAGTTACTGAATTTGGACGATTTCGTATCTCAACGTCTAACTATTAAATGTACATAGACTAAAGTTACTGGATTTTCTTTAACtatattccaaatcaaattatatcacataaactGTGACGAAGATTGTATTAATTAGATAGGTTTTTGTGTATTGATTAATCGTCCATAACAATGACATTTCTGCAAGgaatttttagaattaaaaatgCTACTTAACCTAGATTGCATCGAATGTAGTGGATGATGAGGTTAAAGATGGTAAAGAgtcttcttcaatttgttgtGTTTATTAAATTAGCACTTTCTAAAACATCTTATTGGTTCTCAGTTCCTTTTTCTAACTATATATAAACAAACACTTGATCTGATAAATGATGTCTTGAGTAGGTGGTCTGTCACGcggttttaatttatttgtcttatttacAGTTAGTTCGTTAAATATATgctctttcttttttgaaaacatctaaatttcaacatttcacatatcttgtttttttttttgcaaggAGAGAGagcaatatattttattaacaagaaaaatacatatcTTGTTTAAGATTGTAAGGTTAAAGAATTTTTTAGAACATTTTacgtatttttaattttaaaaaataaaatcagaaaataaattgaaatagaaggAATATTCTCTTATCCTTAAACTTCTCCATAATCCTTATTTAGGGATGGATTTAATATTTTTGGGTTATATAAATTTGTGTAacaatttgacttaaaatataattaataattttgttaATACTTATACAAAATTATTGAGTTTACTTTCATGTTGTTCACACACATATTTTAgctcctttttttatttatttatttattattattatacataaatatatcttttaactTGAGTTCATTTAATATCCATGTCTTCTAACTTGAAGCGTGCACAAGTAAATACtgaaatttgtgtaaaattaaataattagacACACACGTTCTACGTGATATAGTGCACGGGCTACACACAAGGTGCcacataggacacaaaattgcaATATAAGAAGTGCGTATCTACTTATGCACACTCAAAATTGAAGAACGAAACtaaattaaatgacatatttatgtattaacaCGAATTTGtgtgaattatttttttctttttgttacgTAGAAGTAGTGTCGAATCTAACGTATATGGTAGTGTTCAAGAAAATTCAATTACTTTTACTAAGGATAAATTTTATatgtgtataaaaaaaatttataccaaatatttataagtatttaattataaactCAATTAAGTATTTACTTTTGCCAAAAGAAAATGTTTGCAAGCAAAATTTGCTGAAATCACAAATTATGCTGATCGGAGTACTTCAGTCGCCGGCGGGAAAACGTACCATTGCCCCCACCATATTGACCGCCGGAGCCCGGAGGAACTGAAGCTCAAAGGTTGATGAACAAACATTGCAATCATGGAACGCGAAGGTAACGATTGATTAGGTCTGCTTTTTCGCTTAATTTCTCGAAAGTGATCTGTCTTTTTCCCCCAATTTATTACGTACTATTTATGCAATTCTTACTGTTGCTCTGATGTTCGTTACACTAACGGAGTGTCTTTCGGAAGCAacctctttactctttactctttatcTCCTTGAGGTAgtgtggtaaggtctgcgtacattgTGTGCTCTTGACATACTTTACtggattttttgttgttgttgttgttaaattaggtcttaggcctaactcacaccccaaaagctagctcaaagggaggaggattgcccaagccttataaggagtccacccatctcattaaccaccaatgtgggtcttttgtcattctttaacagtTGTTGTTATAGCAATGTGAGATTCAAGTTTAGTTCAAAACTCAAGTAAATTCTTCCGCACTCGAAACAATACAACTGGTTTAATCTGGGCAATATGCTGCCTTAATTCTAAGATATCTGGTGTATTACATAGCAATTTTTGGCACCATATTGACCATAAATTCTAGGAAAAGGGGGGAAAATGTAGTagagcaaacaaaaaaaagaagaactaGCCCTAAATGGGGGGAACAATATCACTTGGAATTACTAAAACAATTAAATTGATTTCTCTAGGGCTTTGAATTTTGTATTATGTTGCTTGTTCTAGTTATCAGCAGACAGGCAGATCTACTGGTGGAGTTTCCAATGATTCCAATTGGCTGACTCCGTTTTCAACGAGGAACGCCATGGCCAAACCCCAGGTAATGTGAACATCCAAGTGACAGTGCATTAGCCACACTCCTGTATTAAGTTAATATTGTTAAATATGTATCATTGAAATGTGACATTGTATAGAATATTAGAATACTAGTATTTATCTTACCTGGATTGTCAGCGACAAATCTAATAACTGCCCATCCATTAACGGGCACACTGGCTGTGTTTCTGAGTGGTGGATCAACAAGGTTGAATTTAGATGTATCTCTTTTTGGATTAAAGTTACCAAAACCTTCTGCAATGATGTAGAAATCATATCCGTGAAGGTGAATTGGGTGGTTCTCAGCTGTGGAGATATTAGTCCCCTGTAACACAACTTGCACTGTTGCCCCATATTTCAGCTTGTACAGCTTAGTTCCTCGAATAGGTTGCCATAAAGACCGGCTTACGTTGCCAGTATAATCAAATTTTACAGGTGGCACAGCTGGGAAATCAGTTGAGAAAACACCAGGAATGCCATTGTGATGTGCTTGTAGCAGGGAAAAATTGGATGGTAACACAAAAGATACATTGTTCATACTGGCAGTGAATCGAGTTCCATTTGGACCTTGACAGTTTCTAGAGCGTGCACCTCTTGGACAATTGTTGAGTCCTAGCCCAACAGTGAAGAATAGGTTTTCATCGATTTCCTTGGGTACCTCGACCTTTCTTGGGCTTCTGAATTTTGTTGTGAAGGCTGTAGCAGTGGCTGTGTCATTATATGCTGGTAGAGATGGGAAAACTGGATTGGTCTTGACACAATTGGAAGAACAAGAAGATGTCTTGTACTCGAGGATGGCTGTTGTTGTGGTATTATCAAAGGGGGCGCCTTGAGCACTTGCGTAGGCACGTGCTGCCATGTAGTATCTGCTTGGTGGCTGATCAGCTTTGATAAGGACATCAGTTGTCTGGCCTGGTCCGAGCATAAGGACTGATGTAGTGAAGGGTTTAACATATGAGGCATCTGCTCCAACAACAGTAAACTTGTGGTTTGCCACAGTAAAGAAAAGCTCCTGGTTCATTCCAGCATTGATAACTCGAAGGAGGTTGGTTTCGCCAGAGTCCGTATGAACTATGGTGGTATCTGCATAAATATGATTTCTATTAAAACATGTCCTGAACCAGTAAGATATCATATCATAGTTTAGTGAATGCTAGCATACGTTGTTAGCTGGAAATTATTCCTTTTACCATGTATAAATTTGCTTCTATTATTTGATCTTTTAAGAGTGTTAAGATGATTTTACTGTCTTGAGTATTTGAACAAAATAATTTTGCTTTTAGAAGTAATCTTGACTGTCTGTACAAAAGAGTCGAGACACAATTTCTTTCTGATGCAAATTTCATGGTTACCTGTTTAAAATTTTCTGTGAGACTAGAATTTAGAGCTAACCTTGACTGGAACACTTGTAGAGGTCACCTGGTTGACCATTGATGGTGTAAGCATCTGATACATTAGGAGCTGCTCCTGTTCTTGTAGCCTCTCTTACAACATCGATTGGGTTTGCATCCCACCACTCACCTGATCAGCATTTCCAAATTATCATTTCAACAATATTTCTAAAAGGAAACAGAATATGAGCAGATGCATAACTAGTACCCCCTCTGTTGGATTTTATGTGAACCACTATCCTTTTCAGTCAAACAAGGGCACATgaaatgggacagagggagtattgtTTTTGAAAATTGGTCAAAGCTTCCGATGATAAGAGAAGGTAGAATTATTACCAAGCAGAATAGGTGTTTCTCTTTTGGGCTTAGGAAATGGGTAGTTTCCTCCTTCTTTTGGGTGAATAATTAGAGCTCCATAAACAGTAGCCCTGAGCCATGAGCTGTGGGCGTGCCACCAAAGTGTCCCTTCTTGTCCTTGAATTGTGAACCGGTAAGTGTAACTCTTTCCTGGTCTAATTGGGCACTGAGTGATAAATTCTGGTCCGTCTGCCCATGCTGTCCTCATTTGCCTAACCCCATGCCTTTTGAAACACAACAAAATAGTATAAAAAAGTAAGAGAAAAGGTCATATGAAACTTAATCATGTCTTATTCATTGGAGTAACATATATCAGTTCATTTGAGTTCTGCATGCATGAACTTACCAGTGAATGGTGACATTATATCGAGCTCGATTGACTACCTTGACAACTAGAGTATCCCCGTTGTTTACTTCTAATGTTGGTCCAGGGAATTGTCCATTCACCGTTATGGTGTTGTGGGTTTTGCACAGCCTCTTCACTGGTGTTGCTTGAATCTGTTCCACAAAAACAGAGGTCAGTATCATAGAATTTGtaaaatttatgaaatgttAGCACTTAGCAGATACCAAAGAAGCGAAATCTTGGATAGCTTACAACAAAATCATGGTAATGCGTTTTCGCCGATGCTGCATCTGCAAAGAGAAGGAAAGCACACATAAACAAGAAATAGCACAAAGGTTTGACAATGCTCTTGAACGCCTccatttgttttcctttttttctaaaacTCGATTCGAGTATTAGTAGAAATGCAAGTCAGTGCTTGTTTATGAAAGATAGTAGAGTTGAGGGGTCTGCTTTTATAGGGGAAGAAGTAGAGATAAAAGTTGTCTGAGGTTGACAGATTATATTATCAAAACTTAGTTGAACCCTGTTGAGCTATATTGGTTCACCCACTTAACCTATCTAACTGcataatttttcatgaaaaatgcTTACACTAAAAGTCTCTTTCTTTGAAAAATCACTTCTATGGTTTTTACTTAACATTAACGATGTGCTGTTATCCAACTAATTGGAGTTGTTATGACTAAAATTCAAGGGAGTTCAATTGAATTTCTTTTGTCGGAAAATATTATACTGGACAAATAGGatcaaaatgtttttttattataatatgtaAACCGTTGAATCCCTCTGATATAAGGGAAGATTCTAGAGTTATGGGTTCAAAAGTTGCTTTAGATATTAAGTTCACATGTTCTGCGTCAACCTACAGATGCACTAATTTGTAGGTGTGAAAATATGGTACATTAAGGTGTTAAAAGGAGAGGTCTAGAAGGAAGTTGTCTCGATAGACCTACAGATACTTGGTATCAATGCATATACATGTAAagcttatttttcacttttattttgtttaatatgATGATATGAAATGAGTTTAAATGAAGAAGTGAGGATTCATATGGACGATTTCAACTTATTTGGGAGCAAAAATATAGGTGGTGTTATTATTGTAGGTTCAAATCCCGATATGATATTCTAGTATAAATTCCTGACTCTGTTACGACGAGGAGGTAAAAGTCATTGGTGAAATTATAAAATCCTACTACACCAGAAGTCACTAATAGATGATGATTAAAATCTTCAGAAAAGTGACAGTTTGGTTGTTAAAAGATTATAACTAAAGTATGGTAAAAACGTAATAGGATAAAGTCTAGTGATGATGAAATTAAAGACTACAAAAGTCTTCTTCTGTTTGGTTTTGCCTATTTAAGTAATCCTTTTAAAGATTTGATTGGTTTTGAATTCTAACTATAAGTTCTGTTAGAGAAACCTACAAAAACaaactttgatttttattaGTTATGTCTTTAAGTAGGTGGTCTGTCAAaaacttcttttaaaaaaaacaatacaatCTCCCCCGAGAGCTCTGGAGTAACGGGTAAAGTTGTTGTCATGTGATCAGAAGATTACAAGTTAAATCATTAGAAACAAGCTCTGATAGAAATGCAATGTAAGATTGCGTAGAATAGGCCCTTATGGTCGAACCTTTCTCTAAACCCTGTGCATAGCGCGAGCTTTAGTGTATTGGGCTGCCTTTTTTAAATCTCCCCCAACCCCTCTTTGACTTCTTGTCTTTCCTTTCCTCGTTTTGGagcatttaaaaagaaaaaaaagaagagaagaatgcACGTGTTAcaattttattcctttttttctttctagagATTTTGTAATTTGTAAATATGTAGCACAAATGTGCACGGCAGGGACTATTTCAATATTTAATGTGGAGTATATGACATACGGTATgcatttcaattttcatttcatttttttttatatttagtatgaaaTTTGGTATCTATGAAATACCAAAATATTGAGTATCATACGAAATACTTATATATACGATACTATTATGGTAATGACGGTTGATAtaataattgtaaatgattGTTAGCGGTGGTTATTGTAGCTTTTTACTTGTGCATTTTTCGCTAACATGTTTTGAAACACAATTATTATTGAAACAATTTTTCTACCCGACAAAAATAGGGAGAAGATATGCATACGCTATATTTTCCTCAAACTTCACTTGTAGAATATGATTGTGATGACTAGGAATTATGGCAATTACTGATTGTGGTGATTTAGCTATAGTGGTAGCTAGGGGTGGCAGAATGGGTAATTAATACGGGTATTCGCTCATATTTATCCATTTTAAATAGGTTGGGTATCCAACTCATTTAAAAATGAGTAAAAACGAATAATACATATAATACCCATTTAAAAGTGGGTAATTAAATGGATAAAAAATGTGTattcacacaaacaaaaaaaagtgataaagaGTGGAGTAGTaagaaagtctttttttttacattttttttgggataggGGAGTGGGGGNNNNNNNNNNNNNNNNNNNNNNNNNNN
The DNA window shown above is from Solanum stenotomum isolate F172 chromosome 6, ASM1918654v1, whole genome shotgun sequence and carries:
- the LOC125868088 gene encoding laccase-12-like, with product MRTGWADGPEFITQCPIRPGKSYTYRFTIQEQEGTLWWHAHSSWLRATVYGALIINPKEGEIYPFPKPKRETPILLGEWWNTNPIDVVRQATRTGAAPNLSDAYTINSQPGDLYKCSSQDTTVVHIDSGETNLLRVINTALNQQLFFAVANHKLTVVGADASYVKPFTTSVLMLGPGQTTDVLIKADQQPARYYMAARAYASAQGAPFDDTTTTAILEYNTASCSSNCVKTKPVFPSLPEYNDTATATAFTTKFRSPRKVEVPKEIDENLFFTVGLGLENCPRGAPSSYCQGPSGTRFTASMNNVSFVLPSNNSLLQAHYQGIPGVFSTDFPAVPPVKFDYTGNVSQSLWQPIRGTKLYKLKYGARVQVVLQGTSIFSAENHPIHLHGYDFYIIAEGFGNFNPKTDTSKFNLIDPPLRNTASVPVNGWTVIRFVANNPGVWLMHCHLDVHITWGLAMAFLVENGVCELESLEAPPVDLPVC
- the LOC125868087 gene encoding laccase-12-like, whose translation is MEAFKSIVKPLCYFLFMCAFLLFADAASAKTHYHDFVIQATPVKRLCKTHNTITVNGQFPGPTLEVNNGDTLVVKVVNRARYNVTIHWHGVRQMRTAWADGPEFITQCPIRPGKSYTYRFTIQGQEGTLWWHAHSSWLRATVYGALIIHPKEGGNYPFPKPKRETPILLGEWWDANPIDVVREATRTGAAPNVSDAYTINGQPGDLYKCSSQDTTIVHTDSGETNLLRVINAGMNQELFFTVANHKFTVVGADASYVKPFTTSVLMLGPGQTTDVLIKADQPPSRYYMAARAYASAQGAPFDNTTTTAILEYKTSSCSSNCVKTNPVFPSLPAYNDTATATAFTTKFRSPRKVEVPKEIDENLFFTVGLGLNNCPRGARSRNCQGPNGTRFTASMNNVSFVLPSNFSLLQAHHNGIPGVFSTDFPAVPPVKFDYTGNVSRSLWQPIRGTKLYKLKYGATVQVVLQGTNISTAENHPIHLHGYDFYIIAEGFGNFNPKRDTSKFNLVDPPLRNTASVPVNGWAVIRFVADNPGVWLMHCHLDVHITWGLAMAFLVENGVSQLESLETPPVDLPVC